Proteins encoded in a region of the Triticum dicoccoides isolate Atlit2015 ecotype Zavitan chromosome 3A, WEW_v2.0, whole genome shotgun sequence genome:
- the LOC119272379 gene encoding protein SGT1 homolog has translation MSIPSPDVSTPPRRSDQSGADTSAGRRPPPTGQRHLFSRRSPTARPGGAHRGPAQPIRSPPRAGSSSPPMLPHAAVRGAARRPPATESCLRRRLVLPRRQTPSSSAAMCLAGLPQEPAAPRRSASPPASPERGAAQLPRRTALPRQAVADANKAIELDPSMHKAYLRKGSACIKLEEYQTAKAALEVGSSYASGDSRFTRLMKECDDRIAEEASQVPVKNAAAAVASATSSGASSGATTVATEAEDQDGANMENAQPTMEVPSKPKYRHDYYNTPTEVVLTIFAKGVPADSVVVDFGEQMLSVSIELPGEEPYHFQPRLFSKIVPDKCKYTVLSTKVEMRLAKAEPVTWTSLDYTGKPKAPQKINVPAESAQRPSYPSSKSKKDWDKLEAEVKKQEKDEKLDGDAALNKFFREIYSDADEDMRRAMMKSFVESNGTVLSTNWKDVGKKTVEGSPPDGMELKKWEY, from the exons atgtccatcccatCGCCGGACGTGTCCACGCCGCCACGTCGCTCGGACCAATCAGGGGCCGACACCTCAGCCGGCCGCCGCCCTCCACCAACCGGACAGCGCCACCTGTTCAGCCGGCGCTCTCCCACCGCGCGGCCcggcggagcccatcgcgggcccgcccaGCCCATCCGGTCGCCGCCCCGCGCAGGGTCGTCCTCGCCGCCTATGCTCCCGCACGCCGCCGTCCGGGGCGCCGCGCGCCGGCCGCCGGCCACCGAAAgctgcctccgccgccgcctcgttcTTCCCCGCCGACAAACACCTTCAAGCTCCGCCGCCATGTGCCTCGCCGGCCTTCCCCAAGAGCCCGCGGCTCCCCGCCGGAGCGCCTCCCCGCCTGCCTCGCCGGAGCGCGGTGCCGCGCAGCTACCTCGCCGCACCGCCTTGCCTCGCC AGGCTGTAGCTGATGCCAACAAAGCAATTGAACTTGATCCTTCGATGCATAAAGCATACCTTCGGAAGGG CTCTGCTTGCATCAAGCTGGAGGAATACCAAACTGCAAAGGCTGCTCTTGAAGTGGGTTCTTCTTATGCATCTGGTGACTCGAGGTTTACTCGTCTGATGAAGGAGTGTGATGATCGTATTGCTG AGGAGGCTAGCCAGGTGCCAGTAAAGAATGCCGCTGCGGCTGTTGCTTCAGCTACATCTTCGGGGGCATCTTCCGGGGCTACAACTGTGGCTACTGAAGCTGAGGACCAGGATGGTGCAAATATGGAGAATGCACAGCCAACGATGGAAGTGCCAAGCAAGCCCAAATACAG GCATGACTACTACAATACTCCTACAGAAGTGGTACTGACTATATTTGCTAAGGGTGTTCCAGCTGACAGCGTGGTTGTTGACTTTGGTGAACAGATG CTGAGTGTCTCAATTGAACTTCCCGGTGAGGAACCATACCATTTTCAGCCTCGTCTGTTTTCAAAG ATCGTCCCAGATAAGTGCAAGTATACTGTGTTGTCTACAAAGGTTGAAATGCGCCTTGCAAAAGCTGAGCCAGTAACTTGGACATCATTGGATTATACTGGTAAACCAAAGGCTCCTCAGAAGATAAATGTACCAG CTGAATCAGCCCAGAGGCCATCTTATCCGTCATCAAAATCCAAAAAGGACTGGGATAAGCTTGAAGCTGAAGTGAAAAAAcag GAGAAGGATGAAAAACTTGATGGTGATGCTGCATTGAACAAATTTTTCCGTGAAATTTACAGTGATGCTGATGAAGATATGCGTAGAGCAATGATGAAGTCTTTT GTGGAGTCTAATGGAACCGTTCTCTCAACCAACTGGAAGGATGTCGGGAAAAAGACGGTTGAAGGAAGCCCTCCTGATGGAATGGAGCTCAAGAAGTGGGAGTATTAA